A single genomic interval of Bradyrhizobium japonicum USDA 6 harbors:
- the zapE gene encoding cell division protein ZapE yields MLSTPSSSFREAYQDQIASGAIEPDAAQAEIAEAYAALDQRLANYKPQRKQGLLSRLFSGDKDEAPRGLYVHGEVGRGKTMLMDLFFQHSTVEHKRRAHFHEFMAEAHERIYDYRQGISRGEIADGDVIALTANAIFEESWLLCFDEFHVTDIADAMILGRLFAKLFELGTVVVATSNVAPDDLYKGGLNRSLFLPFIKQITDHMDVLRLDARTDFRLEKLQGVPMWLTPADGDADAALDRAWSKMTGGAKCKSRDISFKGRILHVPCSAHGVARFGFADLCEKPLGASDYLRLAHDYHTILVDHIPVMDFSQRNAAKRFITLIDTLYDNAVKLMASADANPISLYLAHEGNEAMEFKRTASRLIEMSSESYLALPHGRKDSTASGSTKGLVET; encoded by the coding sequence ATGCTCTCCACCCCCAGTTCCTCATTCCGCGAGGCATACCAGGACCAGATCGCGTCCGGCGCGATCGAGCCCGATGCTGCGCAGGCCGAAATCGCCGAGGCCTATGCGGCGCTCGACCAGCGGCTCGCGAATTACAAGCCGCAGCGCAAGCAGGGCCTGCTCAGTCGCTTGTTCAGCGGGGACAAGGACGAGGCGCCGCGCGGGCTCTACGTCCATGGCGAAGTCGGCCGCGGCAAGACCATGCTGATGGACCTGTTCTTCCAGCACAGCACCGTCGAGCACAAGCGCCGCGCGCATTTCCACGAGTTCATGGCGGAAGCGCATGAGCGCATCTACGATTATCGCCAGGGCATCTCGCGCGGCGAGATCGCGGATGGCGACGTCATCGCGCTGACCGCGAACGCGATCTTCGAGGAAAGCTGGCTGCTCTGCTTCGACGAATTCCACGTCACCGACATCGCGGACGCGATGATCCTCGGCCGCCTGTTCGCAAAGCTGTTCGAGCTCGGCACCGTGGTGGTCGCGACCTCCAACGTCGCGCCCGACGATCTCTACAAGGGCGGCCTGAACCGTTCGCTGTTCCTGCCCTTCATCAAGCAGATCACCGACCACATGGACGTGCTGCGGCTCGATGCGCGCACGGATTTCCGCCTGGAAAAGCTTCAGGGCGTGCCGATGTGGCTGACGCCGGCCGACGGCGACGCGGACGCAGCCCTCGACCGCGCCTGGTCGAAGATGACCGGCGGCGCCAAATGCAAGTCGCGCGATATTTCGTTCAAGGGCCGCATCCTGCACGTGCCGTGCTCGGCCCATGGCGTGGCGCGGTTCGGATTTGCGGATCTCTGCGAAAAACCGCTCGGCGCGTCCGACTACCTCCGCCTTGCGCACGACTATCACACCATCCTGGTCGACCATATTCCAGTCATGGATTTTTCCCAGCGCAACGCCGCCAAGCGTTTCATCACGCTGATCGATACGCTCTATGACAATGCCGTGAAGCTGATGGCCTCGGCCGATGCCAACCCGATCTCGCTCTACCTCGCCCACGAGGGCAACGAGGCCATGGAGTTCAAGCGGACGGCATCGCGCCTGATCGAGATGAGCTCGGAATCCTATCTGGCCCTGCCTCACGGCCGCAAGGATTCCACCGCCAGCGGCTCCACCAAGGGCCTGGTGGAGACTTAA
- the thpR gene encoding RNA 2',3'-cyclic phosphodiesterase has protein sequence MPRLFTGLEIPAEIGQTLSNLRGGLPGARWIDPENYHVTLRFIGDIDGMSANEIASMLFRVDRKPFEVKVQGLTSFGGRKPRAVVATIAPSKPLMELQAELERMMQRIGLDPEGRKFTPHVTLARLHDASDRDVADYLSLRGYFPSKAFMAERFVLFSSRASTGGGPYVVEDAYELCE, from the coding sequence ATGCCGCGTTTGTTCACAGGTCTGGAAATTCCGGCCGAGATCGGCCAGACGCTTTCCAATTTGCGGGGCGGCCTTCCCGGCGCCCGCTGGATCGATCCCGAAAATTATCATGTTACCCTGCGCTTCATCGGCGATATCGACGGCATGTCCGCCAACGAGATCGCGTCGATGCTGTTTCGCGTTGATCGCAAGCCCTTCGAGGTGAAGGTGCAGGGGCTCACGAGCTTCGGCGGCCGCAAGCCGCGCGCGGTGGTCGCGACCATCGCGCCGAGCAAGCCGCTGATGGAATTGCAGGCCGAGCTCGAACGCATGATGCAGCGGATCGGCCTCGATCCCGAAGGCCGCAAGTTCACCCCGCATGTCACGCTGGCCCGGCTGCACGACGCGTCCGACCGCGACGTCGCCGACTATCTCTCGCTGCGCGGTTACTTCCCGAGCAAGGCGTTCATGGCCGAACGTTTTGTCTTGTTCTCGTCACGCGCATCGACCGGCGGCGGCCCCTATGTGGTCGAGGACGCCTACGAGCTGTGTGAGTGA
- a CDS encoding arylesterase yields the protein MHIAVLMFALMTAVDPAWAEAAKPVKLVVLGDSLSAGLGLPAQDAFPTKLQKALQAKGIAVDMTNAGVSGDTSSGGRDRLDWSVPDGTDGVIIELGANDALRGIDPDLTRTALTDIVQRLKARKIAVMLCGMLAPPNYGAEYAARFNSIYPDLAKKFDVPLYPFFLDGVAADAKLNQADGIHPTAAGVDIIVNNIMPTVEAFLRNISEQRR from the coding sequence ATGCACATAGCCGTGTTGATGTTCGCTTTGATGACGGCGGTGGATCCGGCATGGGCCGAAGCGGCAAAGCCGGTCAAGCTTGTCGTTCTCGGCGATTCCCTGAGCGCCGGCCTCGGTCTCCCGGCCCAGGACGCATTCCCCACAAAACTTCAAAAAGCCTTGCAGGCCAAAGGCATAGCTGTCGATATGACCAATGCCGGCGTGTCCGGCGACACCTCGTCCGGCGGCCGTGACCGGCTCGACTGGTCGGTCCCGGACGGAACCGACGGCGTGATCATCGAGCTCGGCGCCAACGACGCGCTGCGCGGCATCGACCCTGACCTGACGCGCACCGCGCTGACCGACATCGTCCAGCGATTGAAGGCACGCAAGATCGCGGTGATGCTGTGCGGCATGCTGGCGCCGCCGAATTACGGCGCGGAATACGCCGCGCGCTTCAATTCGATTTATCCGGATCTTGCGAAAAAATTCGACGTGCCGCTCTATCCGTTCTTCCTCGATGGTGTCGCGGCCGACGCCAAGCTCAACCAGGCCGACGGCATTCATCCGACCGCGGCCGGCGTCGACATCATCGTTAACAACATCATGCCCACCGTGGAGGCATTTTTGCGCAACATAAGCGAGCAGCGCCGCTGA
- a CDS encoding ABC transporter ATP-binding protein, with the protein MDSRIETSLLAGTAPDTIAISNVNLSLGTGAARVHILKDISLRVASGETIGLIGPSGSGKSTLLMVMAGLERPDSGEVVVSGTPFNALDEDALARFRGRQVGIVFQSFHLIPTMTALENVAVPLELAGNPDAARRAAQELQSVGLGDRLHHYPTQLSGGEQQRVALARALAPDPAILVADEPTGNLDEATGKQIVDLLFGKHAERGMTLVLVTHDSSLAQRCDRVIRLRSGRIDTQSAPA; encoded by the coding sequence ATGGACAGTCGCATCGAAACCTCTTTGCTCGCCGGCACCGCGCCGGACACCATCGCCATCTCCAACGTCAATCTTTCATTGGGTACGGGCGCGGCACGCGTTCACATCCTCAAGGATATCAGCCTGCGGGTCGCCTCGGGCGAGACGATCGGCCTGATCGGCCCGTCAGGCTCGGGCAAATCCACGCTGCTGATGGTGATGGCGGGGCTGGAGCGTCCTGATAGCGGAGAGGTGGTGGTGTCAGGCACGCCTTTCAATGCCCTCGACGAGGACGCGCTGGCCCGCTTCCGCGGCCGCCAGGTCGGCATCGTCTTCCAGTCCTTCCATCTGATCCCGACCATGACGGCGCTTGAGAACGTCGCCGTGCCGCTCGAACTCGCCGGCAACCCTGACGCCGCAAGACGCGCGGCGCAGGAGTTGCAATCGGTCGGGCTCGGCGATCGCCTGCATCACTATCCGACGCAGCTGTCCGGCGGCGAGCAGCAGCGCGTCGCGCTCGCCCGCGCGCTGGCGCCCGATCCCGCCATCCTCGTCGCGGACGAGCCGACCGGCAATCTCGACGAGGCGACGGGAAAACAGATCGTGGATCTGCTGTTCGGCAAGCACGCCGAGCGCGGCATGACGCTGGTGCTGGTCACGCACGATTCCTCGCTCGCGCAGCGCTGCGATCGCGTGATCCGCCTGCGCTCCGGCCGCATCGACACCCAGTCTGCGCCGGCATGA
- a CDS encoding ABC transporter permease, with translation MSIAAEPFAKPNGITLSLRYALRELRGGLRGFYVFIACIALGVMAIAGVGSVSASLSDGLAREGRTLLGGDVSFVLFQREAKPEEVSFLRSRGTVSTAATLRGMARSADGQLALVEMKAVDDTYPMLGQLTLAPPLPMSDLLAERDGAFGAAADPTLLARLSLKTGDRVTIGSATFQIRSTVEAEPDKLAGGIGFGPRFLISEAGLRATGLIQPGSLVRWVYRVKLPDAANSERATDAFIADARNAAPQAGWEIRSRSNASPQLERNINRFTQFLTLVGLAALLVGGVGVANAVKSHIDRRLEVIAAFKAVGATGRDVFGIYLAQVLLLAGIGSVIGLALGAAMPFAIVGLFGKLLPLPVVPAVHADELALSFVYGLLTALAFGLWPLGRVHDVPVAALFRDTISSEWHRPRWSYIVFMAVVIALLIAVVIGLSFDKRIAAVFVASSVVVFALLRGIAALLMTIARRLPRTRLPMLRLAIANIHRPGALTPSVVLSLGLGLAVLVTITQIDGNLRRQFLAALPEHAPSFFFIDIPSTQAEQFDGYLRRIAPGAKVEDVPMLRGRIVAARGVRAEDLKPTTDSEWVLQSDRGLTYTAELPKGSKVVEGEWWSADYSGPLLVSMEKKIADGLGLKLGDEIVVNVLGRDIPAKIGNLRTIDWQGMGINFVLVFSPNAFKGAPHTHIATLTEAGGTAAGDGKIIKQVADAYPMVTSVRVREVMETVGSVVTNLALAIRGASAVTLISAILVLGGALAAGHRHRVYDAVILKTLGATRLRLLGAYALEYLLIGLATAVFGVIAGSIAAWMIVTRLMTLSFVWQAGSAAGVVAAALVVTVGLGLAGTLLALNKKPATVLRNL, from the coding sequence ATGAGCATCGCGGCCGAACCGTTCGCGAAACCCAATGGCATCACGCTGTCGCTGCGCTACGCGCTGCGCGAATTGCGCGGAGGCCTGCGCGGCTTCTATGTCTTCATCGCCTGCATCGCGCTCGGCGTGATGGCCATCGCCGGCGTCGGCTCGGTCTCGGCGAGCCTGAGCGACGGTCTCGCGCGCGAGGGCCGCACGCTGCTCGGCGGCGACGTCTCCTTCGTGCTGTTCCAGCGCGAGGCGAAGCCCGAGGAAGTCTCCTTCCTGCGCTCGCGCGGCACCGTGTCCACCGCCGCCACCTTGCGCGGCATGGCGCGATCCGCCGACGGCCAGCTCGCGCTGGTCGAGATGAAGGCGGTCGACGACACCTATCCGATGCTGGGTCAGCTGACGCTGGCGCCGCCGCTGCCGATGTCCGACCTGCTCGCGGAGCGCGACGGCGCGTTCGGTGCCGCCGCCGATCCGACGCTGCTGGCGCGACTGTCGCTGAAGACCGGCGACCGCGTCACCATCGGAAGCGCAACGTTCCAGATCCGCAGCACCGTCGAGGCCGAGCCCGACAAGCTCGCCGGCGGCATCGGTTTCGGGCCGCGCTTCCTGATCAGCGAGGCGGGCCTGCGCGCCACCGGCCTGATCCAGCCCGGCAGCCTGGTGCGCTGGGTGTACCGGGTAAAGCTGCCTGACGCCGCCAACAGCGAGCGCGCCACCGACGCCTTCATCGCGGACGCGCGCAACGCTGCGCCGCAGGCCGGCTGGGAGATCCGCAGCCGCTCCAATGCCTCGCCGCAGCTCGAGCGCAACATCAACCGCTTCACACAGTTTTTGACGCTGGTCGGCCTCGCCGCGCTCCTGGTCGGCGGCGTCGGCGTCGCCAATGCCGTCAAGAGCCATATCGACCGCCGGCTCGAGGTCATCGCGGCCTTCAAGGCGGTCGGCGCCACCGGCCGCGACGTGTTCGGCATCTATCTGGCGCAGGTCCTCCTGCTGGCGGGAATTGGCTCGGTGATCGGCCTTGCGCTCGGCGCCGCCATGCCTTTCGCCATCGTCGGCCTGTTCGGAAAACTGCTGCCGCTGCCGGTGGTGCCGGCCGTGCATGCCGACGAGCTCGCGCTGTCCTTCGTCTATGGCCTGCTCACGGCGCTCGCCTTCGGCCTGTGGCCGCTCGGGCGGGTGCACGATGTGCCCGTCGCCGCGCTGTTCCGCGACACCATCAGCTCCGAATGGCACCGGCCGCGATGGAGCTATATCGTGTTCATGGCCGTCGTGATCGCGCTGCTGATCGCGGTCGTGATCGGATTGTCCTTCGACAAGCGCATCGCCGCGGTGTTCGTGGCCTCCTCCGTCGTCGTGTTCGCCCTGCTCCGCGGTATCGCCGCGCTGCTGATGACGATCGCGCGCCGGCTGCCGCGCACGCGTTTGCCGATGCTGCGGCTGGCGATCGCCAACATCCACCGGCCCGGCGCGCTGACGCCCTCCGTCGTGCTGTCGCTCGGGCTCGGGCTCGCCGTGCTCGTCACCATCACCCAGATCGACGGCAATCTTCGCCGGCAGTTCCTTGCGGCCCTCCCCGAGCACGCGCCGTCGTTCTTCTTCATCGACATCCCGAGCACGCAGGCCGAGCAGTTCGACGGCTATCTGCGCCGGATCGCGCCGGGCGCGAAGGTCGAGGACGTGCCGATGCTGCGCGGCCGCATCGTCGCCGCGCGCGGCGTGCGCGCCGAGGACCTCAAGCCGACCACCGATTCCGAATGGGTGCTGCAAAGCGACCGCGGCCTGACCTATACCGCCGAGCTGCCGAAGGGCTCCAAGGTGGTCGAGGGCGAATGGTGGAGCGCCGACTATTCCGGCCCGCTGCTGGTCTCGATGGAGAAGAAGATCGCCGACGGGCTGGGTCTCAAGCTCGGCGACGAGATCGTGGTCAATGTGCTCGGCCGCGACATCCCGGCCAAGATCGGCAATCTGCGCACCATCGACTGGCAGGGCATGGGCATCAATTTCGTGCTGGTGTTCTCGCCCAACGCCTTCAAGGGCGCGCCACATACCCATATCGCGACGCTCACCGAGGCCGGCGGCACAGCGGCCGGGGACGGCAAGATCATCAAGCAGGTCGCCGACGCCTATCCGATGGTGACCAGCGTGCGCGTGCGCGAGGTGATGGAGACGGTCGGCTCGGTCGTGACCAATCTGGCGCTCGCGATCCGCGGTGCCAGCGCGGTGACCCTGATCTCGGCGATCCTGGTGCTGGGCGGCGCGCTCGCCGCCGGCCACCGCCACCGGGTCTACGATGCGGTGATCCTCAAGACCCTCGGCGCAACCCGGCTGCGGCTGCTCGGCGCCTATGCCCTCGAATACCTGCTGATCGGACTTGCCACCGCGGTGTTCGGCGTGATCGCCGGCAGCATCGCGGCCTGGATGATCGTGACGCGGCTGATGACGCTGAGTTTCGTCTGGCAGGCCGGCAGCGCGGCCGGCGTGGTCGCCGCGGCCCTGGTGGTCACGGTCGGACTTGGGCTCGCCGGGACGCTGCTGGCGTTGAACAAAAAGCCCGCCACGGTGTTGCGGAATTTGTGA
- a CDS encoding Bax inhibitor-1/YccA family protein, whose product MSDLDRNYASPFGRAAGRVDAATVDAGLRAYMLRIYNYMSIGLAITGLAALGVYMAAVTDVPTPEAVRVGKLFLTPFGYAMFVSPLKWLFMLAPLAMVFVISAGINRLAPSTAQILFWVFAALMGISLSSIFLVFTHTSIVRVFFITAATFGALSLYGYTTKRDLTGMGSFLFMGLIGIIIASLVNLFLASTMLQFIVSVVGVLVFAGLTAWDTQRLKNDYIYGYASAGGDIAERAAITGALSLYLNFINLFTLLLQLLGQRD is encoded by the coding sequence ATGTCGGACCTAGACCGTAACTACGCTTCTCCTTTCGGCAGGGCCGCCGGGCGTGTTGACGCCGCGACGGTCGATGCCGGCCTGCGCGCCTATATGCTGCGCATCTACAATTACATGAGCATCGGCCTCGCCATCACCGGCCTGGCCGCGCTCGGCGTCTACATGGCCGCCGTGACCGACGTTCCGACCCCGGAAGCCGTCCGCGTTGGCAAGCTGTTCCTGACGCCGTTCGGCTACGCGATGTTCGTCAGCCCCCTGAAGTGGCTGTTCATGCTCGCACCGCTCGCGATGGTGTTCGTGATCTCGGCGGGCATCAACCGTCTCGCTCCCTCGACCGCGCAGATCCTGTTCTGGGTCTTCGCGGCGCTGATGGGCATCTCGCTGTCCTCGATCTTCCTGGTGTTCACGCACACCTCGATCGTGCGGGTGTTCTTCATCACCGCGGCCACGTTTGGCGCACTGAGCCTCTACGGCTACACCACCAAGCGTGATCTGACCGGGATGGGCTCGTTCCTGTTCATGGGCCTGATCGGCATCATCATCGCGAGCCTGGTCAACCTGTTCCTGGCCAGCACGATGCTGCAGTTCATCGTGTCCGTGGTCGGCGTGCTGGTGTTCGCGGGCCTCACCGCCTGGGATACCCAGCGGCTGAAGAACGACTACATCTACGGCTACGCCTCGGCCGGCGGTGACATCGCAGAGCGTGCGGCCATCACCGGCGCACTGTCGCTGTACCTGAACTTCATCAACCTGTTCACGCTGCTCCTGCAGCTCCTCGGCCAGCGCGACTAA
- a CDS encoding GNAT family N-acetyltransferase has protein sequence MSAPEIRPAIEADLPAITAIYQQAVREGTATFELEPPDLTEMTRRYRALIDGGYPYFVAILDRSVAGYAYAGAYRPRPAYRFTVENSIYLDPSFHRRGIGSLLLERLITECEARGFRQMIAVIGDSANAGSIGVHTRGGFKMIGTHPNVGLKFGRWLDTVMMQRDLGEGASTVPK, from the coding sequence ATGTCCGCACCTGAGATCAGGCCTGCCATCGAGGCCGACCTTCCCGCCATCACCGCCATCTACCAGCAGGCCGTCCGCGAGGGCACCGCGACGTTCGAGCTGGAACCGCCCGACCTCACCGAGATGACGCGCCGCTACCGCGCGCTGATCGACGGCGGCTATCCCTATTTCGTCGCCATCCTCGATCGTAGCGTCGCCGGCTATGCCTATGCCGGCGCCTACCGGCCGCGGCCGGCCTACCGCTTCACGGTCGAGAACTCGATCTATCTCGATCCATCGTTCCACCGCCGCGGCATCGGCTCGTTGCTGCTGGAGCGGCTGATCACCGAATGCGAGGCGCGCGGCTTCCGCCAGATGATCGCGGTGATCGGCGATTCCGCCAATGCCGGCTCGATCGGCGTGCACACGCGCGGCGGCTTCAAGATGATCGGCACGCATCCCAATGTCGGCCTGAAATTCGGCCGCTGGCTCGACACGGTGATGATGCAGCGCGACCTCGGCGAAGGCGCGAGTACGGTGCCGAAATAA
- a CDS encoding DUF2794 domain-containing protein, with translation MSLTPEDADPSEQRAVARPAAANAQPNRVTFNRLELNRILNLYGRMVADGEWRDYAIDFLKDRAVFSVFRRASEVPIYRIEKDPRLARKQGMYSVISATGLILRRGHELERVLLVIDRKLAVV, from the coding sequence ATGAGTCTGACGCCGGAGGATGCCGATCCGAGCGAGCAGCGCGCAGTGGCGCGCCCCGCCGCTGCGAATGCCCAACCCAACCGGGTGACATTCAACCGGCTGGAACTGAACCGCATCCTCAACCTCTACGGCCGCATGGTCGCCGACGGCGAGTGGCGCGACTATGCCATCGACTTCCTGAAGGACCGCGCGGTGTTCTCGGTCTTCCGCCGTGCCTCGGAAGTGCCGATCTATCGCATCGAGAAAGACCCGCGGCTGGCGCGCAAGCAGGGCATGTACAGCGTGATCTCGGCGACCGGCCTGATCCTGCGCCGCGGCCACGAGCTCGAGCGCGTGCTGCTGGTGATCGATCGCAAGCTGGCGGTGGTTTAG
- a CDS encoding DUF1223 domain-containing protein, which produces MTAMMASNLVSRWSGALWSGALGICAIVAVIRPAEAEPRAVVELFTSQGCSSCPPADQVIGDLSKDPSIIALSMPIDYWDYLGWKDTLADSRFSARQRAYSRMRGDREVYTPQVVVNGSTHVIGSDRAGIESAIGQTDKGTGVMSVPVTMSLAGKQINVSVAASKESAVSRGEVWICSITKSVPIAISRGENRGQQITYHNVVRNLLKVGDWNGRPESWTVPLENLTRDGVDGAVVYVQDGSREKPGAMLGAAYTSLH; this is translated from the coding sequence ATGACTGCAATGATGGCTTCTAATCTGGTTTCGCGCTGGTCCGGTGCACTCTGGTCGGGAGCGCTCGGCATCTGCGCCATCGTCGCCGTCATCCGTCCCGCCGAGGCTGAGCCTCGCGCCGTGGTCGAGCTCTTCACATCGCAGGGCTGCTCCTCCTGCCCGCCCGCCGACCAGGTCATCGGCGATCTCTCCAAAGACCCTTCGATCATCGCGCTGAGCATGCCGATCGACTATTGGGATTATCTCGGCTGGAAGGACACGCTTGCGGATTCGCGCTTCTCGGCGCGGCAGCGTGCCTATTCGCGCATGCGCGGCGACCGCGAGGTCTATACGCCGCAAGTCGTGGTCAACGGTTCGACGCATGTCATCGGCAGCGACCGCGCCGGCATCGAGAGCGCGATCGGCCAGACCGACAAGGGCACGGGTGTGATGAGCGTGCCGGTGACGATGTCGCTTGCAGGCAAGCAGATCAACGTCTCGGTGGCGGCGAGCAAGGAGTCGGCGGTCTCGCGCGGCGAGGTCTGGATCTGCTCGATCACGAAATCGGTGCCGATCGCAATCAGCCGTGGCGAAAATCGCGGGCAGCAGATCACCTATCACAACGTCGTGCGCAACCTGCTCAAGGTCGGCGACTGGAACGGACGTCCGGAAAGCTGGACGGTGCCGTTGGAAAATCTCACGCGCGACGGCGTCGACGGCGCTGTGGTCTATGTCCAGGACGGCAGCCGTGAGAAGCCGGGTGCGATGCTCGGCGCGGCGTACACGTCGCTGCACTGA